AGTAGAAATGCGTGGTGAAGTTACAGCTAAAAATGGTAAAGATTATAATAATGAGTATTGCTAGATTTTTAAATTCTCTGGTGAGCGTATCATGAGTGTGACTCCTATTATGACTCGTTGCTAGTTAATAATACGCTTGCAGAAAATGAGAATTAAAAGGTTTTTTCTTATCACCTTTTGAGCATAATCACAGCTCTGTCGACACTATATCCAAAATAAAATCAAGTATCAAAGGTACAACTTCATGCGCATACCAATAGGCTTGTGCATGGTCTAGTTTGGGAATAATTTTAAGTTGCGCTTGCTTGATTAAAGCTGCACTTTGTTCCATATCCGCACGTTCGCCTGCTTTTTCTCCGCAAATCAGTAAAACGGGTTTATCTATAAGGTGTAGTTTATCTGTAATACTAGGCCATGGATTTAAATTTGCAGCGCGATACGCTGCAGGGTCATTATTTAAAAAAGTTTCTCTTATGGCTTTAGGAAAAGGCTCAACCATAAAAGTTTTTTCCATTTGTTCTGCTACATAGGGCATTCCACCCATATCAACCCACTTGGCAAATTCAGTGACGATATCGAAATGCGATGCGACCATGCCATTAATAATAAATTTATTAAAGTACTTGGCATACTCCTTGGTTGTGGCTAGTTCGTACCCTACCCTTGCTCCCATGGAGCCACCGAAGAAAGTAACCTCGGTGTTTACATTAATGTGATTTAATACTGCGATAGTATCGCTAGACAGTAAAGGCATTGTGTATGCATTAGGATCGTAGATTTTTTCGCTTTGCCCATAACCTAAATAATCAATTAAAATCAGGCGAACGTAGGGAAGTAATTTTTCAACATAGCCTAATGATTTCCAGTTCTGAGAATCATTACCATCACCATGTTGCATCACCACTATAGGTGATGATAGTTCACCAATATCTTCATAATAAATTTGTACAGATTGGTTCAATCTATAACTAGTAGCATAAGGCATAATGTGATTTCCTTCTTAAATCAAACTGCAGATAAAAATTCTTTTTTTGCGTAATCTAAAATTTTTTTATCTTGCGTTAGCAAAGTAAGCTGATGCATTCGTGCAGTAGCTACAATAAGACGATCAGCAGGATCACCATGAAAATTACCTGGAAGTTGCGAGCTTTCTACTGCTATTTCTGGAGTTAGCGGTTTTAATTCAACACCCGGTAATGCTAAAGCTTCTTGCACCCAGGCTAATAGTGGCTTTTCTAATTTAATCCGACCTTTTTCTACCAGCATGGCCGCCTCCCATATCGAAATGGCAGCAATTCCTACTACGCTTTGCTGTGCGGCTTCATTAATCATTTTTCGTTGTTTATGATTTATTTCCTTGCTACCTTCCATTAACCAAATCCAAATGTGAGTGTCTAATAACAATCCTTTCATGATTCCACATCCCATTTCTCATCAATGGGAGAGATAATATCCCCTATAATTTTTACAGTTCCCTTCATGGCACCATATAAATTAATTGCTTCTTCTTCTATTGGGACTAATTTAGCAATGGGAATGCCATGCTTAGTAATCACAAAAGTCAGATGCTTCTCTTGCACATAATCCATTAATTGCAAGCATTGTGCTTTAAATTGCCCAGCGGCTATGGTTTTTTCCATTTACAGCTCCAATAACTATGGTTATATGTCTATGGTCATTATTTTAGTTAAAATGCCATTACGAGTCAATATATATAATGCAATATATTATTTCACACATGGTTTTGTGTGAAGTTTTGTGTAAACTTACCCTCGAGCTAAGCTGTCAACTATTAGTTGAGTTAAAAATGATTTATTATGGCGTAACTGCCCTGCTTGGTCGTCTAAATGATGAGGAATCTGCTACAACCCAAAATCTGATGAAGAATCAGGTTATATTTTAGGAAAGCCCAAACAGAGATAAACCTATTTAACAGTTATAATTTAAATCCTATTATCAAAACAGGAGATTAAATTTCATGATGAACAGCCAATGGATTCAAAAATTTTCTTTAGAAAATCAAGTTGCGATTGTTACCGGTGCCGCAGGCGGATTAGGTCAACAATTAGCCAGGATTCTATTAGACGCAGGCGCCAAAGTCATATTAACGGATATCGATGCAGAACGATTGAACACAATCTCCCAGCAGCTTGATCCCTCCCAGCAGCATATCTTCGTACAATCCTGTGATGTTACCCAAAAGCAAAGTATCTGCAATTTAATTGAGGCTATTGAAAAACGCTTTTCTTCTGTGGATATATTGATTAACTGCGCAGGCATATTAGGCAATGATTCCTTAATAATGGAAGTGACTGAAGAAGAATGGGATGCTGTCATCAATGTGAATTTAAAAGGCATGTGGTTAATTTCAACTGCAGTTGCAAAATTCATGATGGCCAAGTCTATTAAAGGCAAAATTGTTAATATCTCTTCATCCTTAGGCTTGAGATCACAGCTCGGGCGCATCCCCTATGCTACTTCCAAAGCTGGAGTTGAACATCTCACTCGAAATATGGCTATGGAATTGGTGCAATATGATATTCGCGTTAATTGCCTTGCACCTGGATGGATGAATACCCAAATGGTCACAGATTTATTAAATGGACCTGAGGGTGATAAATACCGCAAAACAATTCCCATGCGCCGCACAGCAGAACCCGAAGAACTCACTGGAGCATTACTATTGCTGGCTTCTGACGCATCCAGCTATATGACCGGCACGGTGATTCGCGTTGATGGCGGATATGCCTATTGCGGCATTGATGACTAATTGCAGCAGGGGAATAAAATGGCAAGAAGCAAACCAGAACTCATTATTTTACCCGGCTGGGCTGGCGACAGCAGCCTATGGCAACATCAATGCGTCAATCTGACAGACCTGGTTACACCTAAAGTAATCGTAGTTACAGAGCAACCATCCATTGAAAAAATGGCAGAAGAAGTGCTATCTTCAGCATCTGAAAAATTTATTTTGTTGGGTCATTCCTTGGGAGGATTGATCGCCCAATGGATTGCCATTCACCATCCACATAAAGTAAATAAACTCATTTTGCTAGCGACATGGACTGGATTTTCCAGCCCAGAATTAGTTACATTTTTTAAAAAAATGCTGCAAAAAATTAGAAATGATGAAAGAGAATCCTTATGGAACGACATTAAATCTAATCTTGTTTATTCTCAACATGACCATAGAGAAAATCTGCTGCAAACCATCCATGCGTGTCTGGCACAATTTCCCACCCAAGGCTTAATCAACCAAACACTGGCCGAAATAAATGCCATTGACACTTCACCTTTGTTACATAAAATCCAATGCCCTACCCTAATCATACATGGACGTCAGGATGCTTTTTTTCCATTACAAATCCATGAGCATATTAGAGATCATATAGCAAATGCCAAATTAACGATAATCGAAACTTGCGGACATATGTTATCTATTGAACAGCCGGAAGCTATCACCGCGCTAATACGACTATGGGTTCAATAGAAATAAGTTTTCGACTGCTTCAAGTATATTGTGTCTATATTTCCTGGCGCACGAATGGTTACGAGTAATTCTAAAAAAACTGATAACCCTACAACGCAAATCTGGCTGAGGGTCAGTTACGATCAGCGTTTAGCCTTTGCTATTAATCGCCATCTAGTTTAGTTTTTAAAATATAAATGATAACCCCATTGACACCCTATCCTCACTGCTAGATTCGCCTATATTATTACGAATACTTTTTAAGTTACCATAATCCTGCTCTCGTTCATATTCAGTATAAATACTTAAACCGGGCGCAAGACGATAATAAGGGTGGACTGTAAAACGCATTTGATTAAGACCATTACCAATTTCATCTTGAGCTACTGTTTTAGTAGCGAAAATACCACGCAGTCCCAATCTAATGAAAAAATTATTAGTAATCTGCGTATCCCAAGATAACTCTAAATCGAATTTAACACTCCCGTCGTGATAATACGTTCTTTCATCCGTAGCAATAAAGTAAGGCAGCAATCCTTCAATGCCGATTCCGGGCTGCCAATATGGAGTTTGCGAAGGCTGGTTAAAGTAATTCACGCCACCTTTCACTGCCCAAAACTGATTAATAAGATGCCAATAGAAGATGTCTAAATCAGCGGCTTCAATACTGCCTTGATTGAGTTCAGCATCATCACTATATAACTCCAATTTATTATAATCTCCGCCATATAAACCTTTAAAAGTGAGCGATTGAATATTATGAAAAGGATCTTCACCCATATCTAAGAAGTTAGCAAAATAAAAACCTTCATGATGACCGGCCGGATGATGAACCAGAGCGGGGTCAATTGGCATAACCTTATC
The genomic region above belongs to Gammaproteobacteria bacterium and contains:
- a CDS encoding type II toxin-antitoxin system prevent-host-death family antitoxin, with the protein product MEKTIAAGQFKAQCLQLMDYVQEKHLTFVITKHGIPIAKLVPIEEEAINLYGAMKGTVKIIGDIISPIDEKWDVES
- a CDS encoding type II toxin-antitoxin system VapC family toxin, coding for MKGLLLDTHIWIWLMEGSKEINHKQRKMINEAAQQSVVGIAAISIWEAAMLVEKGRIKLEKPLLAWVQEALALPGVELKPLTPEIAVESSQLPGNFHGDPADRLIVATARMHQLTLLTQDKKILDYAKKEFLSAV
- a CDS encoding alpha/beta hydrolase — protein: MARSKPELIILPGWAGDSSLWQHQCVNLTDLVTPKVIVVTEQPSIEKMAEEVLSSASEKFILLGHSLGGLIAQWIAIHHPHKVNKLILLATWTGFSSPELVTFFKKMLQKIRNDERESLWNDIKSNLVYSQHDHRENLLQTIHACLAQFPTQGLINQTLAEINAIDTSPLLHKIQCPTLIIHGRQDAFFPLQIHEHIRDHIANAKLTIIETCGHMLSIEQPEAITALIRLWVQ
- a CDS encoding SDR family oxidoreductase, coding for MMNSQWIQKFSLENQVAIVTGAAGGLGQQLARILLDAGAKVILTDIDAERLNTISQQLDPSQQHIFVQSCDVTQKQSICNLIEAIEKRFSSVDILINCAGILGNDSLIMEVTEEEWDAVINVNLKGMWLISTAVAKFMMAKSIKGKIVNISSSLGLRSQLGRIPYATSKAGVEHLTRNMAMELVQYDIRVNCLAPGWMNTQMVTDLLNGPEGDKYRKTIPMRRTAEPEELTGALLLLASDASSYMTGTVIRVDGGYAYCGIDD
- a CDS encoding alpha/beta hydrolase, whose amino-acid sequence is MPYATSYRLNQSVQIYYEDIGELSSPIVVMQHGDGNDSQNWKSLGYVEKLLPYVRLILIDYLGYGQSEKIYDPNAYTMPLLSSDTIAVLNHINVNTEVTFFGGSMGARVGYELATTKEYAKYFNKFIINGMVASHFDIVTEFAKWVDMGGMPYVAEQMEKTFMVEPFPKAIRETFLNNDPAAYRAANLNPWPSITDKLHLIDKPVLLICGEKAGERADMEQSAALIKQAQLKIIPKLDHAQAYWYAHEVVPLILDFILDIVSTEL